The following coding sequences are from one Streptomyces sp. NBC_01294 window:
- a CDS encoding PP2C family protein-serine/threonine phosphatase codes for MTPRRAPRGASADLLSTLGRLAAQARAGVELQQARVELAEALQRELLPATLPAVPGLRTAARYAPARNGLDIGGDWYDGFRLPGGPLAFCIGDVQGHDVEAAAFMGQVRICLRAVAAVITDPGEVLSRANEVLISMDRELFATCSLLRFDPDTRELESARAGHVPSVWATVDGRYGISEDAGGLPLNLMPGSGYAVTRRRLTTAGSIVLLTDGVVEGPKFPIERGLERVARVVREGAGTDPDELAAEVMKVADSTGHSDDAAVLVLSHDEAAPR; via the coding sequence GTGACTCCGCGCCGCGCACCGCGGGGAGCCAGCGCCGACCTGCTCAGCACCCTCGGGCGGCTCGCGGCCCAGGCACGCGCAGGGGTCGAGCTGCAGCAGGCCCGGGTGGAACTGGCCGAGGCGCTGCAGCGCGAGCTGCTGCCGGCCACGCTGCCCGCGGTGCCGGGGCTGCGGACCGCCGCCCGGTACGCGCCCGCCCGCAACGGTCTGGACATCGGCGGCGACTGGTACGACGGCTTCCGGCTGCCCGGGGGCCCTCTCGCCTTCTGCATCGGCGACGTCCAGGGACACGACGTGGAGGCAGCCGCCTTCATGGGGCAGGTCCGGATCTGTCTGCGCGCCGTGGCCGCCGTCATCACCGATCCGGGCGAGGTGCTGAGCCGGGCCAACGAGGTGCTGATCTCCATGGACCGCGAGCTCTTCGCCACCTGCAGTCTGCTCCGCTTCGACCCGGACACGCGTGAGCTGGAGAGCGCCCGGGCCGGCCACGTGCCCTCCGTCTGGGCCACGGTCGACGGCCGCTACGGGATATCCGAGGACGCCGGCGGGCTGCCGCTGAACCTGATGCCCGGGTCGGGATACGCGGTGACCCGGCGGCGGCTGACGACCGCGGGCTCGATCGTCCTGCTCACGGACGGCGTGGTCGAGGGGCCGAAGTTCCCGATCGAGAGGGGGCTGGAGCGCGTGGCCCGGGTCGTCAGGGAAGGGGCGGGCACCGATCCCGACGAGCTGGCCGCCGAGGTGATGAAGGTGGCCGACTCCACCGGCCACTCCGACGACGCGGCGGTACTCGTCCTCAGCCACGACGAGGCCGCACCCCGCTAG
- a CDS encoding MASE1 domain-containing protein, translating to MVRIEEWRRFPAVLLPILAVAIAYYASGWLGLHQRVVVDGAEVTPLWPPTGIAVAALLWMGLRVWPGIALGAYLAIERISDVDFPSLGIIAGNTLAPVCAYLMLRKAGFRIEMDRLRDALALVFLGGLLPMLISATAGTWTLVLSGDMPMIRFWPVWSAWWAGDAMGVLVVTPLLLVLGRARRLWDGYRAAEAAALMATTVIVALVATRSSISLLFLVFPVIIWAAVRFQLAGSAPCTLLVSVLAIAAATERAGQFSEHSLLGIMVNLQALNGAAALTGLLLSALVTEQNNVRLKIEQVCEDLAELVEHLAQGGRPPER from the coding sequence GTGGTGCGCATCGAGGAATGGCGACGTTTCCCCGCGGTCCTTCTTCCGATCCTCGCCGTCGCCATCGCCTACTACGCCAGCGGATGGCTCGGCCTGCACCAGCGCGTGGTCGTCGACGGCGCCGAGGTCACGCCCCTGTGGCCGCCCACCGGCATCGCCGTCGCCGCCCTGCTCTGGATGGGCCTTCGGGTGTGGCCGGGGATCGCCCTCGGCGCGTACCTCGCCATCGAGCGGATCAGCGACGTCGACTTCCCCAGCCTCGGCATCATCGCGGGGAACACCCTCGCCCCGGTATGCGCGTACCTGATGCTCCGCAAGGCGGGCTTCCGCATCGAGATGGACCGGCTGCGGGACGCCCTGGCGCTGGTCTTCCTGGGCGGTCTGCTGCCGATGCTGATCAGCGCGACAGCCGGAACCTGGACGCTGGTGCTCTCCGGCGACATGCCGATGATCCGGTTCTGGCCGGTCTGGTCGGCCTGGTGGGCCGGAGACGCCATGGGGGTGCTCGTGGTGACCCCGCTGCTGCTCGTCCTGGGCAGGGCCCGGCGGCTTTGGGACGGCTACCGAGCGGCCGAGGCGGCGGCCCTGATGGCCACGACCGTGATCGTCGCCCTCGTGGCCACCCGGAGCTCCATCTCCCTGCTCTTCCTCGTCTTCCCGGTGATCATCTGGGCCGCCGTGCGGTTCCAGCTCGCCGGGTCCGCGCCGTGCACCCTGCTGGTGTCGGTCCTGGCGATCGCGGCGGCGACCGAGCGCGCCGGACAGTTCTCCGAGCACAGCCTCCTGGGGATCATGGTCAACCTCCAGGCCCTCAACGGGGCGGCGGCCCTGACCGGGCTGCTGCTGTCGGCGCTCGTCACCGAGCAGAACAACGTCCGCCTGAAGATCGAGCAGGTCTGCGAGGACCTGGCCGAACTGGTGGAACACCTGGCACAGGGCGGCAGACCGCCCGAACGCTGA
- a CDS encoding alpha/beta hydrolase: MTDPAAVERDAAEAASAFSHPAVAPDATAAYGEHPDHVVDFYAPRGDTRGGAVPLVVVLHGGAWRAPYDRQHITPFADFLARRGFAVANVEYRRGSSLPRQHAEGPVAGRWPETFDDVAAAMDALPGLAATALPQADVRRVVVTGHSAGGHLALWAAARHVLPSDSPWRLPSPPVLRGVVALAPIADFTVAEELGVCGGASAQLLGGEESFADRLPYADPAALLPTGIATAVVQGRDDIVVPQEVAEAYVAAAAKAGEMVGLTLLDGVGHFPLIDPAADACAVVAEEISQLAW, from the coding sequence ATGACGGACCCCGCCGCAGTGGAACGGGACGCCGCCGAGGCCGCCTCGGCCTTCTCGCACCCGGCCGTCGCACCGGACGCGACCGCCGCGTACGGGGAACACCCCGACCACGTCGTCGACTTCTACGCCCCGCGCGGCGACACCCGGGGCGGGGCGGTCCCGCTGGTGGTGGTCCTGCACGGCGGAGCGTGGCGGGCCCCGTACGACAGGCAGCACATCACGCCCTTCGCGGACTTCCTGGCGCGCCGCGGCTTCGCCGTCGCCAACGTCGAGTACCGGCGCGGAAGTTCGCTCCCGCGCCAGCACGCCGAGGGGCCGGTCGCCGGCCGCTGGCCGGAGACCTTCGACGACGTCGCCGCCGCGATGGACGCCCTCCCGGGGCTCGCCGCGACCGCGCTCCCGCAGGCCGACGTCCGGCGCGTGGTCGTCACCGGCCACTCGGCCGGCGGCCACCTCGCGCTGTGGGCCGCCGCCCGGCACGTGCTTCCGTCCGACTCCCCGTGGAGGCTGCCGTCCCCGCCGGTGCTGCGCGGCGTGGTGGCACTGGCCCCGATCGCGGACTTCACGGTGGCGGAGGAGCTGGGCGTGTGCGGCGGCGCGAGCGCGCAGCTGCTGGGGGGCGAGGAGTCCTTCGCGGACCGCCTGCCATACGCCGATCCGGCGGCCCTGCTGCCGACCGGGATCGCCACGGCGGTGGTCCAGGGGCGGGACGACATCGTGGTCCCGCAGGAGGTGGCCGAGGCGTACGTGGCCGCGGCGGCGAAGGCGGGGGAGATGGTGGGGCTGACCTTGCTCGACGGGGTCGGCCACTTCCCCCTCATCGACCCGGCGGCGGACGCCTGCGCGGTGGTGGCGGAGGAGATCTCACAGCTGGCCTGGTAG
- the kynU gene encoding kynureninase codes for MSDATTPAPPADLSADPATDLAARAEALDAADELAKLRERFTLPDGVVYLDGNSLGALPAGVADTTSDVVRRQWGELLIRSWDESGWWTAPERIGDKIAPLIGAAPGQVVVGDSTSVNLFKALVGAARLAAPGRTRMLVDAATFPTDGYIAESAARMTGLTVVPVDPSHAAEAMDADTAVVLLNHVDYRTGRLHDLPALTAAARAAGAVTVWDLCHSAGALPVGLDAHAVDLAVGCTYKYLNGGPGSPAYLYIAARHQAAFDSPLPGWNGHADPFAMTPAYEAAQGATRGRVGTPDILSMLALESALDAWDGVSVEAVRAKSLALTDFFLACVAAYVPQGRVESVTPAEHERRGSQVSLRTENAREVMRELIARGVIGDFRAPDVLRFGFTPLYVGYADAERAARTLGHIFG; via the coding sequence ATGTCTGACGCGACGACTCCGGCCCCGCCGGCGGACCTGTCGGCGGATCCGGCGACGGACCTGGCGGCCCGCGCCGAAGCCCTGGACGCCGCCGACGAGCTCGCCAAGCTCCGCGAACGGTTCACCCTGCCCGACGGGGTCGTCTACCTGGACGGCAACTCCCTCGGCGCCCTCCCGGCCGGCGTCGCCGACACCACCTCCGACGTGGTCCGGCGACAGTGGGGCGAGCTCCTCATCCGCTCCTGGGACGAGAGCGGCTGGTGGACCGCGCCCGAGCGGATCGGCGACAAGATCGCCCCGCTCATCGGCGCGGCCCCCGGCCAGGTGGTCGTCGGCGACTCCACCAGTGTCAACCTCTTCAAGGCCCTGGTCGGCGCCGCCCGTCTCGCGGCGCCCGGCCGGACCAGGATGCTGGTCGACGCCGCCACCTTCCCCACCGACGGCTACATCGCGGAGTCGGCGGCCCGGATGACGGGCCTGACCGTCGTCCCGGTGGACCCCTCGCACGCGGCGGAGGCGATGGACGCGGACACCGCCGTGGTGCTCCTCAACCACGTCGACTACCGCACCGGCCGGCTCCACGACCTCCCCGCCCTCACCGCGGCGGCCCGCGCCGCCGGGGCGGTCACGGTCTGGGACCTGTGCCACTCGGCGGGGGCCCTCCCCGTCGGCCTCGACGCGCACGCCGTCGACCTCGCGGTCGGCTGCACGTACAAGTACCTCAACGGCGGCCCAGGCTCGCCCGCGTACCTGTACATAGCCGCCCGGCACCAGGCCGCCTTCGATTCCCCGCTCCCGGGCTGGAACGGCCACGCGGATCCCTTCGCGATGACCCCGGCCTACGAGGCGGCGCAGGGTGCGACCCGCGGTCGCGTCGGCACCCCGGACATCCTGTCCATGCTGGCCCTGGAGTCGGCGCTGGACGCCTGGGACGGGGTCTCGGTCGAGGCCGTACGGGCCAAGTCCCTGGCCCTGACCGACTTCTTCCTCGCATGCGTGGCGGCGTACGTCCCGCAGGGCCGGGTCGAGTCGGTCACCCCGGCCGAGCACGAGCGGCGCGGCAGCCAGGTCTCGCTGCGCACCGAGAACGCCCGTGAGGTCATGCGGGAACTCATCGCCCGGGGGGTCATCGGCGACTTCCGCGCGCCCGACGTCCTGCGCTTCGGCTTCACCCCGCTGTACGTCGGCTACGCCGACGCGGAGCGCGCGGCACGCACGCTGGGTCACATTTTCGGGTGA
- a CDS encoding tryptophan 2,3-dioxygenase family protein, with amino-acid sequence MSNTLDASGVGGSATPNLDFDGTTPYEDYVQADVLTHLQHLRSDDPGEMVFLVTTQVMELWFTVIVHEWETAAKALREDRIPVAMDALKRSLRELEALNASWRPLAQLTPGQFNAYRAALGEGSGFQSAMYRRMEFLLGEKSSSMLVPHRGAPRVHAELEKALHEPSLYDEVLRLLARRGLPVPDAVLNRDLSLRYEPSADVEAVWTGLYAAPDEQLDLHRLGEVLTDVAELVWRWRNDHLVATRRAMGAKTGTGGSAGVTWLEKRATKNVFPELWTARSHV; translated from the coding sequence ATGTCGAACACCCTTGATGCCTCCGGAGTCGGCGGGTCGGCAACCCCGAACCTCGACTTCGACGGCACCACCCCGTACGAGGACTACGTCCAGGCGGACGTCCTCACCCACCTCCAGCACCTGCGCTCGGACGACCCGGGCGAGATGGTCTTCCTGGTAACGACCCAGGTCATGGAGCTGTGGTTCACGGTCATCGTCCACGAGTGGGAAACCGCGGCGAAGGCCCTGCGCGAGGACCGCATCCCGGTCGCGATGGACGCGCTGAAACGTTCCCTCCGCGAGCTGGAGGCCCTCAACGCCTCCTGGCGCCCGCTCGCCCAGCTCACGCCCGGACAGTTCAACGCCTACCGCGCCGCCCTCGGCGAGGGTTCCGGTTTCCAGTCGGCGATGTACCGCCGGATGGAGTTCCTGCTCGGCGAGAAGTCCTCCTCCATGCTGGTCCCGCACCGCGGCGCCCCGCGCGTCCACGCGGAGCTGGAGAAGGCCCTCCACGAGCCCAGCCTCTACGACGAGGTCCTGCGCCTGCTCGCCCGCCGCGGCCTGCCGGTCCCGGACGCCGTCCTGAACCGCGACCTGTCGCTGCGCTACGAGCCCTCGGCCGACGTCGAGGCCGTCTGGACCGGCCTCTACGCCGCCCCGGACGAGCAGCTGGACCTGCACCGCCTCGGCGAGGTCCTCACCGACGTCGCGGAGCTCGTCTGGCGCTGGCGCAACGACCACCTGGTGGCCACCCGCCGCGCGATGGGCGCGAAGACGGGCACGGGCGGCTCGGCCGGTGTGACCTGGCTGGAGAAGCGCGCGACGAAGAACGTCTTCCCGGAGCTCTGGACGGCGCGCAGCCATGTCTGA
- a CDS encoding DUF3151 domain-containing protein, with amino-acid sequence MSIHQNLLGGPAPTHLPDEPGREAIAAGTPAVEVAAAHPTSSLAWAVLADDAFAAGSTVESYAYARTGYHRGLDALRRAGWKGHGPVPWEHEPNRGFLRALHALARAAEAIGEKEEYERCSTFLRDSSPTAADTLSA; translated from the coding sequence ATGTCCATTCACCAGAACCTGCTCGGGGGCCCCGCCCCCACCCACCTGCCCGACGAGCCGGGCCGCGAGGCCATCGCCGCCGGCACCCCCGCCGTCGAGGTGGCCGCCGCGCACCCCACGTCCTCCCTCGCCTGGGCGGTCCTCGCCGACGACGCCTTCGCCGCCGGCAGCACGGTCGAGTCGTACGCCTACGCCCGTACGGGCTACCACCGCGGCCTCGACGCCCTGCGCCGCGCCGGATGGAAGGGCCACGGCCCGGTCCCGTGGGAGCACGAGCCGAACCGCGGCTTCCTGCGGGCCCTGCACGCCCTGGCCCGCGCGGCCGAGGCGATCGGCGAGAAGGAGGAGTACGAGCGCTGCTCGACCTTCCTGCGCGACTCGTCCCCGACGGCGGCGGACACGCTGAGCGCCTGA
- a CDS encoding ScbR family autoregulator-binding transcription factor — MRTRRAILEAAAVVFEERGYDAAKLTDIVKLAHVTKGALYFHFDSKEDLAQAVIDAQVSMHAPFTPQEFKAQEFVDIGMIFSHRLRHDVLMRGSARLTLEQNGRELDRAAPYQGWIDLHTALLVEAKGRGELFPHVDPSEPARLVVGAFAGLNVMSQTLGLELDREVSALYASVLPSLFVPAVASRIDTAPGRGGRALHGPNEADRCDCSSPQPPAPVSVAVPAPRSAPQPAPRSAPQPAPRSAPQPAPRSAPQPAPRSAPQPAPRSAPRSVPVETAAVG; from the coding sequence GTGCGCACCCGCAGGGCGATCCTGGAAGCCGCCGCCGTGGTGTTCGAGGAGCGCGGCTACGACGCGGCCAAACTGACGGACATCGTCAAGCTCGCCCATGTGACCAAGGGGGCGCTCTACTTCCATTTCGATTCGAAGGAAGACCTGGCGCAGGCCGTGATCGACGCCCAGGTGAGCATGCACGCGCCGTTCACTCCGCAGGAGTTCAAGGCGCAGGAGTTCGTCGACATCGGCATGATCTTCTCGCACCGCCTCCGGCACGACGTGCTGATGCGCGGCAGCGCCCGGCTCACCCTGGAGCAGAACGGCCGGGAACTGGACCGGGCGGCGCCGTACCAGGGGTGGATCGACCTGCACACCGCGTTGCTGGTCGAGGCGAAGGGACGCGGCGAACTCTTCCCGCACGTGGACCCGTCGGAGCCCGCGCGGCTGGTGGTCGGGGCCTTCGCGGGGCTCAACGTGATGTCGCAGACGCTCGGGCTCGAACTGGACCGGGAGGTCTCGGCCCTCTACGCGAGCGTGCTGCCGAGCCTGTTCGTCCCGGCGGTGGCGAGCCGGATCGACACCGCGCCCGGCCGCGGCGGCAGGGCGCTGCACGGCCCGAACGAGGCGGACCGCTGCGACTGTTCGAGCCCGCAGCCCCCGGCCCCGGTGTCCGTGGCCGTGCCCGCTCCCCGGTCCGCGCCGCAGCCCGCTCCCCGGTCCGCGCCGCAGCCCGCTCCCCGGTCCGCGCCGCAGCCCGCTCCCCGGTCCGCGCCGCAGCCCGCGCCCCGGTCCGCGCCGCAGCCCGCGCCCCGGTCCGCACCGCGGTCCGTGCCCGTCGAAACGGCCGCCGTCGGCTGA
- the fbaA gene encoding class II fructose-bisphosphate aldolase: MPIATPEVYNEMLDRAKAGKFAYPAINVTSSQTLHAALRGFAEAESDGIIQISTGGAEFLGGQHNKDMVTGAVALAEFAHIVAAKYDITVALHTDHCPKDKLDGYVRPLLDISAERVGRGLNPLFQSHMWDGSAETLADNLAIGQELLAKAVAAKIILEVEITPTGGEEDGVSHEINDELYTTVDDAIRTAEALGLGEKGRYLLAASFGNVHGVYKPGNVVLRPELLKDLQAGVAEKFGKASPFDFVFHGGSGSSAEEIATALENGVVKMNLDTDTQYAFTRPVVDHMFSNYAGVLKVDGEVGTKSKYDPRTWGKAAEAGMAARVAEACANLRSTGTRLK; this comes from the coding sequence ATGCCCATCGCAACCCCCGAGGTCTACAACGAGATGCTCGACCGGGCGAAGGCAGGCAAGTTCGCCTACCCGGCCATCAACGTGACCTCGTCCCAGACGCTGCACGCTGCACTGCGTGGCTTCGCGGAGGCCGAGAGCGACGGCATCATCCAGATCTCCACCGGTGGTGCGGAGTTCCTGGGTGGCCAGCACAACAAGGACATGGTCACCGGCGCGGTCGCCCTGGCCGAGTTCGCGCACATCGTCGCGGCCAAGTACGACATCACGGTCGCGCTGCACACGGACCACTGCCCCAAGGACAAGCTGGACGGCTACGTACGTCCGCTCCTGGACATCTCCGCCGAGCGCGTGGGCCGCGGTCTGAACCCGCTCTTCCAGTCGCACATGTGGGACGGCTCCGCCGAGACCCTGGCCGACAACCTGGCCATCGGCCAGGAGCTCCTCGCCAAGGCCGTCGCCGCGAAGATCATCCTCGAGGTCGAGATCACCCCGACCGGCGGCGAGGAGGACGGCGTCAGCCACGAGATCAACGACGAGCTGTACACCACCGTCGACGACGCCATCCGCACGGCCGAGGCCCTGGGCCTGGGCGAGAAGGGCCGCTACCTGCTGGCCGCCTCCTTCGGCAACGTGCACGGCGTCTACAAGCCGGGCAACGTCGTCCTGCGCCCCGAGCTCCTCAAGGACCTCCAGGCGGGTGTCGCCGAGAAGTTCGGCAAGGCCTCCCCGTTCGACTTCGTCTTCCACGGCGGCTCGGGCTCCTCGGCCGAGGAGATCGCCACCGCGCTGGAGAACGGCGTCGTGAAGATGAACCTCGACACCGACACCCAGTACGCCTTCACCCGCCCCGTCGTGGACCACATGTTCAGCAACTACGCCGGTGTGCTGAAGGTCGACGGCGAGGTCGGCACGAAGTCCAAGTACGACCCCCGCACCTGGGGCAAGGCCGCCGAGGCCGGCATGGCCGCGCGCGTCGCCGAGGCGTGCGCGAACCTGCGCTCCACCGGTACCCGCCTGAAGTAG
- the pyrE gene encoding orotate phosphoribosyltransferase — MSDVRDALLQQIKDKAVVHGKVILSSGREADYYIDLRRITLDGEAAPLVGQVMLDLTAELEFDCVGGLTLGADPVATSMLHASAARGQRLDAFVVRKAQKAHGMQRRIEGTDVKGKRCLVVEDTSTTGGSPLTAVEAVREAGGEVVAVATIVDRGAAGAIAEAGLPYLTGYHLQDLGLS; from the coding sequence ATGAGTGACGTACGGGATGCGCTTCTGCAGCAGATCAAGGACAAGGCCGTCGTGCACGGCAAGGTGATCCTCTCCTCCGGCAGGGAGGCCGACTACTACATCGACCTCCGCCGGATCACCCTCGACGGCGAGGCGGCCCCGCTGGTCGGCCAGGTCATGCTCGACCTCACCGCAGAGCTCGAATTCGACTGCGTCGGCGGTCTGACCCTGGGCGCCGACCCGGTCGCGACCTCGATGCTGCACGCATCCGCCGCGCGCGGTCAGCGCCTCGACGCCTTCGTCGTCCGCAAGGCCCAGAAGGCGCACGGCATGCAGCGCCGCATCGAGGGCACGGACGTGAAGGGCAAGCGCTGCCTGGTCGTCGAGGACACCTCGACCACCGGTGGTTCCCCGCTGACCGCCGTCGAGGCGGTCCGCGAGGCCGGCGGCGAGGTCGTCGCCGTCGCCACGATCGTCGACCGCGGTGCGGCCGGCGCGATCGCCGAGGCCGGTCTGCCGTACCTCACCGGCTACCACCTCCAGGACCTCGGCCTGTCCTAG
- a CDS encoding aldose epimerase family protein — protein sequence MSTQLSAGGAEVTVDQENGCRISSLRIDGTELLRQGPRFGAFPMVPWCGRIENGRFHDGATVHQMPVNHPPHALHGFGRDAPWRPAGATATEAAFTYDLADPWPYPGRVTQVVELAENALTLTMGVETYGNSFPAQAGWHPWFRRDLGAGGGDVQIAFDPAWQEERGADHLPTGKRIDPRPGPRDDCFGMPHGVDVTLTWPGALELRVTSRSEWVVVYDEETEAVCVEPQSGPPNGLNTLPRLVTPVDPLEVSTTWTWRRLR from the coding sequence ATGAGTACGCAACTGAGCGCCGGCGGCGCCGAGGTGACGGTCGACCAGGAGAACGGCTGCCGGATCAGCAGCCTGCGCATCGACGGGACGGAGCTGCTGCGCCAGGGGCCGAGGTTCGGGGCCTTCCCGATGGTCCCGTGGTGCGGCCGGATCGAGAACGGCCGCTTCCACGACGGTGCGACCGTCCACCAGATGCCGGTCAACCACCCGCCGCACGCTCTCCACGGGTTCGGCCGCGACGCCCCCTGGCGTCCGGCGGGAGCCACCGCCACCGAGGCCGCCTTCACCTACGACCTCGCCGACCCGTGGCCGTACCCCGGCCGGGTGACCCAGGTCGTCGAGCTCGCCGAGAACGCGCTGACCCTCACCATGGGCGTCGAGACGTACGGGAACTCCTTCCCTGCCCAGGCCGGCTGGCACCCCTGGTTCCGGCGCGACCTCGGGGCCGGCGGCGGGGACGTCCAGATCGCCTTCGACCCCGCCTGGCAGGAGGAGCGCGGCGCCGACCACCTGCCCACCGGCAAGCGCATCGACCCCCGGCCCGGCCCCCGGGACGACTGCTTCGGCATGCCGCACGGGGTCGACGTCACGCTCACCTGGCCCGGCGCGCTGGAACTGCGGGTCACCAGCCGCTCCGAATGGGTGGTCGTCTACGACGAGGAGACCGAGGCCGTCTGCGTGGAGCCGCAGTCCGGTCCGCCGAACGGGCTGAACACCCTGCCGCGCCTGGTCACGCCGGTGGATCCGCTGGAGGTCTCCACGACGTGGACGTGGCGGCGGCTGCGCTAG
- a CDS encoding SRPBCC domain-containing protein, with protein sequence MEHQVFVPVPADDLRAVLRDPARVARCVPGLQQDADTESGPVSGRLKVRVGGSTVTYRGSLAVTERDPGHFTVDGEGTEVRGSGTVKFSLDLRLTPAEGGTRLDFTAGGTADGRAAAFTPEAAATSVRRLLDRAVGRLTAGSAVSDPVAEAEDAEDAEGADGPGSAGDDVTEVSASLFETDVPPPSLDPFLAGEFEELDGTPRPPAEAAHARRTMIGRSAEEVDHAPPRGRYAPVPAPATTTAGDSLRWIAPAAALALASAVVIGRALRRRR encoded by the coding sequence ATGGAGCATCAGGTGTTCGTCCCGGTACCGGCAGACGATCTCCGCGCCGTGCTGCGCGACCCCGCCCGGGTGGCCCGGTGCGTACCGGGACTCCAGCAGGACGCCGACACCGAGTCCGGGCCGGTCTCGGGCCGGCTGAAGGTCCGGGTCGGCGGGAGCACCGTCACCTACCGGGGGTCCCTGGCCGTCACCGAGCGGGACCCCGGGCACTTCACCGTCGACGGTGAGGGCACCGAAGTCCGGGGCAGCGGCACCGTGAAGTTCTCCCTCGACCTGCGGCTGACCCCGGCCGAGGGCGGGACCAGGCTGGACTTCACCGCCGGGGGCACCGCCGACGGGCGCGCCGCCGCGTTCACCCCCGAGGCCGCCGCCACCTCCGTGCGGCGACTGCTGGACCGGGCCGTCGGGCGGCTGACCGCAGGGTCCGCCGTCAGCGACCCGGTGGCCGAGGCCGAGGACGCAGAGGACGCCGAGGGCGCGGACGGTCCCGGGTCCGCCGGGGACGACGTCACCGAGGTCTCCGCCTCGCTGTTCGAGACCGATGTGCCGCCGCCCTCCCTGGATCCCTTCCTGGCCGGGGAGTTCGAGGAACTCGACGGAACCCCGCGGCCCCCGGCCGAGGCCGCCCACGCCCGCCGCACCATGATCGGCCGCAGTGCGGAGGAGGTGGACCACGCGCCCCCGCGCGGGCGCTACGCCCCGGTCCCCGCGCCCGCGACCACCACCGCCGGCGACAGCCTGCGCTGGATCGCCCCGGCCGCCGCCCTCGCGCTCGCCTCGGCGGTCGTCATCGGCCGAGCCCTGCGCCGTCGTCGCTGA